The DNA segment GAAGTTTGTGTAATTGCACGATTTTTTAGAAAAGGTGATTGACGCCGGGGGCGTATTTCCCTAAATTAGCGCCCGTTCCAGCAACACTGGAACGACAATATGGTGAGGTGTCCGAGTGGCTGAAGGAGCACGCCTGGAAAGTGTGTATACGGCAACGTATCGGGGGTTCGAATCCCCCCCTCACCGCCATATTCAGAAAAAGAGCTCGTACGAAAGTACGGGCTTTTTTTTCGCATATTGCACGTACTGTGGGGGGATGAGAACCCACGACCGGGGTTCGACAACTGGCGGCAGCCAGTTGGACAGACCGCGAACGCAGAGAGCGGGCTGCCCGCAGGGCGAGCGAAGCGAGTCAATCCCCCCCTCACCGCCATATTCAAGAAAGAGCTCGTACGAAAGTACGGGCTTTTTTTTCGCCTATTGCACGCGCTATCCGGCCTACAAGAACACCCCAGGACCGGTAAGCGTTAGCACCACCGGGCGCTCACACATCCCCGGATAGCAGCGCAAACGCCTTATCCGGCCTACAAGAACATCCCAGGACCGGTAAGCGTTAGCGCCACCGGGCGCTCGCACATCGCCGGATGGCAGCGCAAGCGCCTTATCCGGCCTACAAAAAACAAAGCCCGGTTTCCCGGGCTATGAGATCTGACGACGCTTCAGTTGTAGGCATGAAGGGTTCGTTGGCACAATGCCGAACGCACGCAGTCGTCTTTATGGAAACGGACAATACCTATCATCTCATCTTCTTCAAAGCGAGCTAACGCATCACTTAACCCTGATTGAACATGAGCCGGTAAATCGCACTGGGTAATGTCGCCATTTACGATAACCGTCACGTTCTCCCCGAGGCGCGTTAAGAACATCTTCATTTGCGCAGCAGTCACATTCTGAGCCTCGTCAAGAATGACGACTGCATTTTCAAATGTACGTCCGCGCATATAGGCGAACGGCGCGATTTCCACCTTACCAATCTCAGGCCGCAGGCAGTATTGCATAAAAGACGCGCCCAGGCGTTTCACCAGTACGTCATAGACGGGCCGGAAATAAGGCGCGAACTTCTCGGATATATCGCCTGGTAAGAAGCCGAGATCTTCATCGGCCTGCAAAACCGGACGGGTAACAATAATCCTGTCTACATCTTTATGTATCAGGGCCTCTGCTGCTTTTGCCGCACTGATCCAGGTTTTTCCACACCCGGCTTCGCCAGTGGCGAAGATCAGTTGTTTACTCTCGATAGCATTCAGGTAGTGCTCCTGAGCCTCATTTCGCGCTACGATTGGTGTGGCGTCACGGCTATCACGCGCCATGCCTATCGCTTCTACGCCGCTCATCTGCACAAGCGAGGTGACCGATTCTTCTTCACGTTGTTTGTGGCTACGCGAATCCCGTCTCAGCACACGTTTTGCTTCACGACGAGCTTTGATCACTGCTTTTTGTCTTCCCATGGATAGCACCTTGAGTTGTTGGTATACATCACACGCGCCGTTGGCGGCACGATTATGCGCACAAACATCTGAGGGTTGGCTTCCTTGTAAGCCATAGCTTGCTTTTTGAAAAGACGCCCTACACGGCTACGCGCACCGAATACGGCGTCAGTAACAGGGATAAAAAGAGGAAGTGAGAGGAATTTAGCGGTGACGACAGGGCTACCGGAGGAGAGGCATCCGCATAAGTTATTGCTGTTACTGCGAAAAACGTGTCCAGTACAGGACCTTACCATTCGCGATCTCCATAGTGAAAAGTGTCATCACTGCCGGGAACTACCGCTATTACGTATTAGTACAACATAATTTATCATTAATGCAACAACATATTTACCATGCATTAACTAAAGTTCCCCTTTGCACTGGCAATAGTCTCTTACAGAGATATTACAAAATTATTTCACCTGAACGCTCATAGTAAAAATTAATACTTTCATTCATCGACATACAGAGAAACACGCCACAATTCTGAATAAAAAGCCCGCGCATGGCGGGCGATGAAAGTAAACGGGCAGCGGTCAGATTACTCTGCCTGTAAACGCGACGGCGGTGCGGAGTGGTAATACGCATCCGCTTTTGCAAAACGTTCTTGCATAGCCGACGACGGCGCTTTACCCAGCAGGCTAAAGACCACAATCCCGATGCTGCCGAAGATGAAGCCAGGGATGATTTCGTACAGATCCAGCCAGCCAAACTGTTTCCAGACAATAACCGTCAGCGCCCCGATAACCATTCCGGCCAGCGCGCCGTTACGGGTCATACGCGACCACATCACCGAGAACAGCACGACCGGGCCAAACGCCGCGCCGAAGCCCGCCCACGCATAGCTCACCAGACCGAGCACGCGGTTTTCAGGGTTAGCAGCCAGCGCGATAGACACCAGCGCAACCACCAGCACCATAATGCGCCCTACCCATACCAGCTCTTTCTGGCTCGCGCCTTTACGCAAGAAGGCTTTGTACAAATCTT comes from the Citrobacter koseri ATCC BAA-895 genome and includes:
- the phoH gene encoding phosphate starvation-inducible protein PhoH, which translates into the protein MGRQKAVIKARREAKRVLRRDSRSHKQREEESVTSLVQMSGVEAIGMARDSRDATPIVARNEAQEHYLNAIESKQLIFATGEAGCGKTWISAAKAAEALIHKDVDRIIVTRPVLQADEDLGFLPGDISEKFAPYFRPVYDVLVKRLGASFMQYCLRPEIGKVEIAPFAYMRGRTFENAVVILDEAQNVTAAQMKMFLTRLGENVTVIVNGDITQCDLPAHVQSGLSDALARFEEDEMIGIVRFHKDDCVRSALCQRTLHAYN